The following proteins are co-located in the Conyzicola lurida genome:
- a CDS encoding 4a-hydroxytetrahydrobiopterin dehydratase has product MDMLTGEEIAAAELTDWRKLAQGLHARYLVDDFGTGARFVTAVGEAGSGAAHYPSVSVGAGHVDLKLVSADAVYRDDDGTEYVVEWVTQQDVDLARRITDIAADLSIEADPAAVSVLELGLDTGRSSAIAPVWAALLTGDPRAQGHGSPSDEIRDPGGRMPNLWFGDAGEAGSQRFHVEVYVAAEVAAQRIAAAVAAGGTVVDDSGAPGLTVIADQDGNTGVVCVA; this is encoded by the coding sequence ATGGACATGCTGACGGGCGAGGAGATCGCCGCCGCGGAACTGACCGACTGGCGCAAGTTGGCCCAGGGGCTGCACGCCCGGTACCTGGTCGACGACTTCGGCACCGGTGCGCGGTTCGTCACCGCCGTCGGGGAGGCGGGTTCCGGTGCCGCGCACTACCCCAGCGTGTCGGTCGGCGCGGGGCACGTCGACCTCAAGCTGGTCAGCGCCGACGCCGTCTACCGCGACGACGACGGCACCGAGTACGTCGTCGAGTGGGTCACCCAGCAGGACGTCGACCTCGCACGGCGGATCACCGACATCGCGGCCGACCTCAGCATCGAGGCCGACCCGGCCGCGGTCAGCGTGCTCGAGCTCGGCCTCGACACGGGTCGGTCATCGGCCATCGCCCCGGTGTGGGCCGCACTTCTGACCGGCGACCCACGAGCCCAGGGCCACGGTTCGCCGAGCGACGAGATCCGGGACCCGGGCGGGCGCATGCCGAACCTCTGGTTCGGCGACGCGGGCGAAGCGGGCAGCCAGCGCTTCCACGTCGAGGTCTACGTCGCGGCCGAGGTCGCCGCGCAACGCATCGCGGCCGCCGTCGCCGCGGGAGGCACGGTCGTCGACGACAGCGGTGCGCCGGGGCTCACAGTGATCGCGGATCAGGACGGCAACACCGGGGTGGTGTGCGTGGCGTAG
- a CDS encoding aldo/keto reductase, which produces MKNAHLGGLEVGRIGLGAMTMAGTYTAEGATDDSESIRTIHRALELGVTHIDTAEGYGPFHSEEVVGEAVKGRRDRVQIATKFGILTHEADGAWGMGPDGSAANVRRAVEGSLKRLGTDYIDLFYQHRMDPGTPIEETVGALAELVAEGKIRYYGLSEAGAATIRRAHAVHPMAALQTEYSLWTRDVEAEILPLLRELGIGFVPYSPLGHGLLTGQIRSVDDFPDDDWRKTNPRFTGENFTSNLAIVDEVKAIGAENGASPAQTALAWILTKGDDIAPIPGTRRIARVEENIAADAIELTPSQIERLDTLTPAAGARHDEANMATVEN; this is translated from the coding sequence GTGAAGAACGCACATCTCGGCGGCCTCGAAGTGGGCCGTATCGGCCTCGGCGCCATGACCATGGCGGGTACCTACACGGCAGAGGGCGCGACCGACGACTCCGAATCGATCCGCACCATCCACCGCGCCCTCGAGCTCGGCGTCACCCACATCGACACCGCGGAGGGCTACGGCCCGTTCCACAGTGAAGAGGTCGTCGGCGAGGCAGTCAAGGGTCGCCGCGACCGGGTGCAGATCGCGACCAAGTTCGGCATCCTCACGCACGAGGCGGACGGCGCGTGGGGCATGGGCCCCGACGGCAGCGCTGCCAACGTGCGCCGCGCGGTCGAGGGTTCGCTGAAGCGTCTCGGCACCGACTACATCGACCTGTTCTACCAGCACCGTATGGACCCGGGCACGCCCATCGAGGAGACCGTCGGCGCCCTCGCCGAACTCGTCGCCGAGGGCAAGATCCGCTACTACGGACTCTCCGAGGCGGGCGCCGCGACCATCCGCCGTGCCCACGCCGTGCACCCCATGGCCGCGCTCCAGACCGAGTACTCGCTCTGGACCCGCGACGTCGAGGCCGAGATCCTCCCCCTGCTGCGCGAGCTCGGCATCGGATTCGTGCCGTACTCGCCGCTCGGCCACGGCCTGCTCACCGGCCAGATCCGGTCGGTCGACGACTTCCCCGACGACGACTGGCGCAAGACCAACCCGCGCTTCACGGGGGAGAACTTCACCAGCAACCTCGCGATCGTCGACGAGGTGAAGGCGATCGGCGCGGAAAACGGAGCGTCCCCGGCCCAGACCGCGCTGGCGTGGATCCTCACCAAAGGCGACGACATCGCCCCGATCCCCGGCACCCGCCGCATCGCCCGGGTCGAAGAGAACATCGCGGCCGACGCCATCGAGCTGACCCCGAGCCAGATCGAGCGTCTCGACACCCTCACCCCCGCGGCCGGAGCCCGCCACGACGAGGCCAACATGGCGACCGTCGAGAACTAG
- a CDS encoding helix-turn-helix transcriptional regulator — MDSHNEIRDFLVSRRAKLSPEQAGLPDFGGRRRVEGLRREEVALLAGVSTQYYTRLERGTATGVSEGVIDDISRALKLDEAERSHLYDLVRAANAGAHPQRRRQTNRSQLTASMQQTIDAMSTVPVFVQNGRLDAVATNRLGRALFSVMFEDARPPVNAARFVFLDPAAQDFYRDWEANARQIVAILRAEAGRSPYDRQLSDLVGELSTRNDLFRKLWGSHDVREHRTGTKSVHHPVVGDLDLTFQGMDLVSDHGLQMLVFSAEPGSASYDGLQLLSSWAATETLDTVTADTVAEAP, encoded by the coding sequence ATGGACAGCCATAACGAGATCCGCGACTTTCTCGTCTCGCGACGCGCGAAGCTCTCGCCGGAACAGGCCGGCCTGCCGGACTTCGGCGGTCGCCGCAGAGTCGAGGGCCTTCGTCGCGAGGAAGTCGCACTGCTGGCCGGAGTGAGTACCCAGTACTACACGCGCCTGGAACGCGGGACCGCGACCGGCGTCTCCGAGGGCGTGATCGACGACATCAGCCGGGCGCTCAAACTCGACGAAGCCGAACGCTCCCACCTCTATGACCTGGTGCGCGCCGCCAACGCCGGCGCTCACCCGCAGCGCAGGCGGCAGACGAACCGGTCCCAGCTGACCGCGAGCATGCAGCAGACCATCGACGCCATGTCCACGGTCCCGGTCTTCGTGCAGAACGGACGCCTGGATGCCGTCGCCACGAACCGCCTCGGCCGCGCGCTGTTCTCGGTGATGTTCGAGGACGCGCGACCGCCGGTGAACGCTGCCCGCTTCGTGTTCCTCGACCCGGCGGCGCAGGACTTCTACCGGGACTGGGAAGCTAATGCCCGCCAGATCGTCGCTATTCTGCGTGCCGAGGCCGGCCGGTCGCCGTACGACCGACAGCTCAGCGACCTCGTCGGCGAGCTCTCCACCCGCAACGACCTGTTCCGCAAACTCTGGGGGTCGCACGACGTGCGCGAACACCGCACCGGCACCAAGAGCGTCCACCACCCCGTCGTGGGCGACCTCGATCTGACCTTCCAGGGCATGGACCTCGTGTCCGACCATGGGCTGCAGATGCTGGTCTTTTCCGCCGAACCGGGCTCTGCCTCGTACGACGGGCTGCAACTGCTCTCCAGCTGGGCCGCCACGGAAACCTTGGACACCGTGACGGCCGATACCGTCGCCGAAGCCCCCTGA
- a CDS encoding FAD-dependent monooxygenase: MNDRTLNRPPTAIVVGGSLAGLMTSLTLSRVGVAVTLLERSGPGRSRGGGLLVSDGLVERVTGWGLVPGSPRVPTTLSGGMHSWHTIFTALYAAVEHDPGVTVIHNARVTSADQGDSAAWATADDGRVFRADVVIGADGHRSVVRAAVAPSHPDATFAGYLVWIATMEETGLPESIRGHRAFDQNVFLGDDDAMLLGGSFPGEDGGTERGRRTIGWAVYDSTHNDLLYRNGNVQGSVVHHSVSADEIPDELAEQLARMGRGRWSPQWTEVMQASLRAGRVIGTPISEYVPHHVVNGRLAIVGDAAHVATPMTGSGFTQALDDAEVLADVIEAAARRGLDGRLIADALLKYEKKRLRSAQSSVQSGQTFSRRFSPAA; encoded by the coding sequence GTGAACGACCGGACACTCAACCGGCCGCCGACCGCGATCGTGGTCGGCGGATCCCTCGCCGGACTCATGACCTCGCTCACCCTATCCCGGGTCGGCGTGGCGGTGACCTTGCTCGAACGCAGCGGTCCCGGCCGGAGCCGGGGCGGCGGACTGCTCGTGTCCGACGGCCTCGTCGAACGTGTAACGGGATGGGGCCTCGTGCCCGGGTCGCCGCGAGTGCCGACCACTCTCTCCGGCGGAATGCACTCCTGGCACACTATCTTCACCGCGCTCTACGCGGCCGTCGAACACGACCCCGGCGTCACCGTGATTCACAACGCGCGGGTCACCTCAGCCGATCAGGGCGATAGCGCGGCCTGGGCGACCGCCGACGATGGTCGCGTGTTTCGCGCCGACGTCGTCATCGGTGCCGACGGGCATCGCAGCGTCGTCCGCGCGGCCGTCGCCCCGAGTCATCCGGATGCCACCTTCGCGGGCTACCTTGTCTGGATCGCGACCATGGAAGAAACCGGCCTTCCAGAGTCCATCCGCGGACACCGTGCGTTCGACCAGAACGTGTTCCTCGGCGACGACGACGCCATGCTCCTCGGCGGCAGCTTTCCCGGCGAGGACGGCGGCACCGAACGCGGACGTCGCACCATCGGCTGGGCCGTCTACGACAGCACTCACAACGACCTTCTCTACCGCAACGGCAATGTGCAGGGTTCGGTCGTGCACCACTCCGTCTCCGCGGACGAGATACCCGACGAGCTCGCGGAGCAATTGGCGCGAATGGGGCGGGGCCGCTGGTCCCCGCAATGGACCGAGGTGATGCAGGCCAGCTTGCGCGCCGGGCGGGTCATCGGCACCCCGATCAGCGAATACGTACCTCACCACGTCGTCAACGGGCGCCTCGCCATCGTCGGCGACGCCGCCCACGTCGCCACTCCGATGACCGGAAGCGGCTTCACCCAGGCGCTCGACGACGCCGAGGTTCTCGCCGACGTCATCGAGGCGGCCGCTCGGCGCGGACTCGACGGGCGTTTGATCGCCGATGCCCTGCTCAAGTACGAGAAGAAGCGGCTGCGGTCGGCACAGAGCTCGGTGCAGTCAGGCCAGACCTTCAGCCGTAGGTTTAGTCCGGCAGCATGA
- a CDS encoding SDR family oxidoreductase yields the protein MPKSFTVLVVGSTGSIGTKVVEQSVRAGHATRALVRKSRRARRLDAGAEAFVGDLTEAGTLTEALDGVDAIIFTHGSNDGERVNYGAVKNVLHALNGRKVRIALMTSIGATARHDMSDWKRRGERLVRASGNPYTIIRPGWFDYNDADQHRITMLQGDTRFTGSPADGSIARAQIARVLVESLTEPDAIGRTLELVAERGDEQADLGPLFAGLDPDEVGSVDGIRDRDNLPLADEPQRLRDDLDVLRNAK from the coding sequence ATGCCCAAGTCCTTCACAGTGCTCGTCGTCGGCTCGACCGGCAGCATCGGCACCAAGGTCGTCGAACAGTCCGTGCGCGCTGGTCACGCCACCCGAGCCCTCGTACGCAAATCCCGCCGCGCCCGCCGTCTTGATGCTGGCGCCGAAGCGTTCGTCGGCGACCTCACCGAGGCCGGCACCCTGACCGAGGCGCTCGACGGCGTCGACGCGATCATCTTCACCCACGGCAGCAACGACGGCGAACGGGTCAACTACGGTGCCGTCAAGAACGTCCTCCACGCCCTGAACGGACGCAAGGTGCGGATCGCCCTGATGACCTCGATCGGCGCGACGGCCCGGCACGATATGAGCGACTGGAAGCGGCGCGGCGAACGCCTCGTCCGCGCCAGCGGCAACCCGTATACGATCATCCGACCCGGCTGGTTCGACTACAACGACGCCGACCAGCACCGCATCACGATGCTGCAGGGCGATACCCGATTCACCGGTTCGCCGGCGGACGGCTCCATCGCCCGGGCGCAGATCGCCCGCGTCCTCGTCGAGAGCCTCACCGAACCAGATGCCATCGGCCGCACCCTCGAGCTCGTCGCCGAACGCGGCGACGAGCAGGCCGATCTCGGCCCGCTGTTCGCCGGGCTCGACCCCGATGAGGTGGGATCGGTCGACGGCATCCGCGACCGGGACAACCTTCCTCTCGCGGACGAGCCGCAACGACTCCGGGACGATCTCGACGTCCTTCGCAACGCCAAGTAA
- a CDS encoding aldo/keto reductase gives MEYTRLGNSGLKISALTLGCMSFGTPNDFQPWALGDEAAAPLFKQAVELGINFWDTANVYGGGTSEEITGRAMREYSSREETVLATKIYWPMSQNPGGGGLSRKAVLEQVDGSLTRLGTDYIDLMQIHRFDPETPVEETMEALHDVIKSGKVRYIGASSMWAWQFAKMQSAAVQNGWTKFVSMQDQYNLLQREEEREMQGLLADQGVGNLIWSPLNGGLVARPWGDKSTTRGASTPGTDQFGRPMFVESDKAIVDAVERIAADRGVAMATVALAWVMKNPVVDSPIVGATKAKHLTDAAAALEITLTDEEVAALEGPYAPREPTFF, from the coding sequence ATGGAATACACACGACTCGGCAACTCCGGTCTCAAGATCAGCGCCCTCACCCTCGGCTGCATGAGCTTCGGCACCCCCAACGACTTCCAGCCCTGGGCGCTCGGCGACGAAGCGGCCGCACCGCTGTTCAAGCAGGCCGTCGAGCTCGGCATCAACTTCTGGGACACCGCCAATGTCTACGGCGGCGGCACCTCCGAGGAGATCACCGGCCGCGCCATGCGCGAATACTCCAGCCGCGAAGAGACCGTCCTCGCGACGAAGATCTACTGGCCGATGAGCCAGAACCCCGGCGGCGGCGGCCTCAGCCGCAAGGCTGTTCTCGAACAGGTCGACGGCTCGCTGACCCGTCTCGGCACCGACTACATCGACCTGATGCAGATCCACCGCTTCGACCCCGAAACCCCGGTCGAAGAGACGATGGAAGCCCTTCACGACGTGATCAAGTCGGGCAAGGTGCGCTACATCGGCGCCTCGTCGATGTGGGCGTGGCAGTTCGCGAAGATGCAGTCCGCTGCCGTGCAGAACGGGTGGACGAAGTTCGTTTCGATGCAGGACCAGTACAACCTGCTCCAGCGTGAAGAAGAGCGCGAGATGCAGGGACTGCTCGCCGACCAGGGCGTCGGCAATCTGATCTGGTCCCCGCTCAACGGTGGCCTCGTCGCCCGCCCGTGGGGCGACAAGAGCACCACGCGCGGTGCCTCGACTCCCGGCACCGACCAGTTCGGCCGCCCGATGTTCGTCGAGTCCGACAAGGCCATCGTCGACGCTGTCGAGCGCATCGCCGCCGACCGCGGGGTCGCCATGGCGACCGTCGCCCTCGCCTGGGTTATGAAGAACCCGGTCGTGGATTCCCCGATCGTCGGCGCCACCAAGGCGAAGCACCTCACGGACGCCGCCGCCGCACTCGAGATCACTTTGACCGACGAAGAAGTAGCCGCACTCGAGGGCCCCTACGCACCGCGCGAACCCACCTTCTTCTAA
- a CDS encoding aldo/keto reductase: MTNTTITLNNGIEIPAVGLGVFQTPADVTTAAVEEALRAGYRLIDTAAAYGNEREVGEGIRNSGVPREEVFVETKIWISDYGFDATLHSFEKSAGKLGVDYIDLVLLHQALPSAFDLTIEAYKALEQLLADGKVRAIGVSNFTTDNLEQLLAATTVVPAVNQIELHPYFQQKDVQAANAAHGILTQAWSPIGGVTTYTPGATSVLENETLKAIAAEHGKSVAQVMLAWHLAEGRAVVPKSTKAERIAENFALDFELTPDQLAAVDALETGVRGGPPPGFINLTDHAFPIPEA, encoded by the coding sequence ATGACAAACACCACCATCACCCTGAACAACGGAATCGAGATTCCGGCCGTCGGCCTCGGCGTCTTCCAGACCCCTGCCGACGTCACCACCGCCGCGGTCGAAGAGGCGCTGCGCGCCGGCTACCGCCTGATCGACACCGCTGCCGCCTACGGCAACGAGCGCGAGGTCGGCGAGGGTATCCGCAACTCCGGTGTGCCGCGCGAGGAGGTCTTCGTCGAGACGAAGATCTGGATCAGCGACTACGGTTTCGACGCGACCCTGCACTCGTTCGAGAAGAGCGCCGGCAAGCTCGGCGTCGACTACATCGACCTGGTCCTGCTGCACCAGGCGCTCCCGTCCGCGTTCGACCTCACGATCGAGGCCTACAAGGCGCTCGAGCAGCTGCTCGCCGACGGCAAGGTCCGTGCGATCGGCGTCAGCAACTTCACCACCGACAACCTCGAGCAGCTGCTCGCCGCGACCACGGTCGTCCCCGCCGTCAACCAGATCGAGCTGCACCCGTACTTCCAGCAGAAAGACGTCCAGGCCGCCAACGCCGCGCACGGGATCCTCACGCAGGCATGGTCGCCCATCGGCGGCGTCACCACCTACACGCCCGGCGCCACGAGCGTTCTCGAGAATGAGACCCTCAAGGCGATTGCGGCCGAGCACGGCAAATCCGTCGCCCAGGTCATGCTCGCCTGGCACCTCGCCGAGGGCCGGGCGGTCGTCCCGAAGTCGACGAAGGCAGAGCGTATCGCGGAGAACTTCGCCCTCGACTTCGAGCTCACCCCGGATCAGCTCGCGGCGGTCGACGCCCTCGAGACCGGCGTGCGCGGCGGACCCCCGCCCGGCTTCATCAACCTCACCGATCACGCCTTCCCGATCCCCGAAGCCTGA
- a CDS encoding helix-turn-helix transcriptional regulator, which translates to MDSKNDVQEFLTALRARLTPEKAGLTTFGGERRVPGLRREEVAQLAGVSTAYYTRMERGDLSTVSESVLFALVRALQLNDAESAHLFDLSKAASGPRRETRAKPEARVSPAVAQLLDTMRDVPAVAMNRITTTVGSNPLGRALFPLLFPADGKPVNSARSFFLDDRAKEFFLDWETSAREAVSALRLLAGQDPSDKALMALVGELATRSTDFRTWWGGHTVRTHVSGTKRINHPIVGEMTLTFETLMLPSSGGIMISTYLAEPGSPSADALDLLRSWSAEPVSSVNDISGTS; encoded by the coding sequence ATGGATAGCAAGAACGACGTGCAGGAGTTCCTCACCGCGCTGCGGGCACGGCTCACCCCGGAGAAGGCCGGTCTCACGACCTTTGGCGGCGAACGCCGCGTCCCTGGCCTACGACGGGAAGAAGTGGCCCAGCTCGCCGGTGTCAGCACCGCCTATTACACGCGCATGGAACGCGGCGACCTCAGCACCGTCTCCGAGAGCGTCCTCTTCGCCCTTGTCCGTGCACTGCAGCTGAACGATGCGGAATCCGCGCACCTGTTCGATTTGTCGAAGGCAGCCTCCGGTCCCCGTCGCGAAACGCGGGCCAAGCCAGAAGCCCGCGTGTCCCCCGCCGTTGCCCAGCTGCTCGACACCATGCGCGACGTGCCCGCGGTCGCGATGAACCGCATCACCACCACCGTCGGCTCCAACCCGCTGGGACGTGCCCTCTTCCCGCTGCTGTTCCCCGCCGACGGCAAGCCGGTCAACAGCGCTCGTTCCTTCTTCCTCGACGACCGGGCCAAAGAGTTCTTCCTCGATTGGGAGACCAGTGCTCGCGAGGCAGTTTCCGCTCTCCGTCTCCTCGCCGGCCAAGATCCCAGCGACAAGGCGTTGATGGCCCTCGTTGGTGAACTCGCCACCCGCAGCACCGACTTCCGCACCTGGTGGGGCGGCCACACCGTCCGCACCCACGTCTCCGGCACCAAGAGGATCAACCACCCGATCGTCGGCGAGATGACGCTTACATTCGAGACACTGATGCTTCCGTCGAGCGGTGGCATCATGATCTCGACCTACCTCGCCGAACCAGGGTCACCGTCCGCCGACGCGCTCGACCTGCTCCGCAGCTGGAGTGCAGAGCCTGTCAGCTCGGTCAACGACATCTCAGGCACGAGTTAG
- a CDS encoding MmcQ/YjbR family DNA-binding protein, protein MEHPLVIDPGHPLVERIRAIALAYPESVEVAAWGRPTFRAGKKIFVMMSASMDRSHTIVFKPAPGEREAYLAREPFYSPPYWGPGGWLAVDLEAPDTDWTEVAEIIDTSYRQVALKRQISALDN, encoded by the coding sequence ATGGAGCATCCTCTGGTAATCGACCCGGGGCATCCACTCGTCGAACGGATCCGCGCCATCGCGCTCGCGTACCCGGAGTCGGTGGAGGTCGCGGCATGGGGCCGCCCGACCTTCCGCGCGGGCAAGAAGATCTTCGTGATGATGTCGGCATCGATGGACCGGTCGCACACCATCGTGTTCAAGCCCGCACCGGGTGAGCGGGAGGCATACTTGGCCCGCGAACCCTTCTATTCGCCGCCGTACTGGGGCCCGGGCGGCTGGCTCGCCGTCGACCTCGAGGCTCCCGACACCGACTGGACCGAGGTCGCGGAGATCATCGATACCTCGTACCGGCAGGTCGCTCTCAAGCGTCAGATCTCGGCTTTGGACAATTGA
- a CDS encoding thymidylate synthase, translating into MNTPIATPYEDLLRHVLATGSVKTDRTGTGTTSVFGAQLRFDLSQGFPLITTKRVHFKSIAYELLWFLRGEGNVNWLQENGVTIWDEWADAAGDLGPVYGVQWRSWPTPSGDHVDQISQVIDTLRTNPDSRRMIVSAWNVAEIPNMALPPCHAMFQFYVADGKLSCQLYQRSADLFLGVPFNIASYALLTHLVAAQVGLEVGDFIWTGGDCHIYDNHRDQVAEQLTREPYAPPTLNITAKRDSIFDYEYGDLEVVDYQHHPAIKAPVAV; encoded by the coding sequence ATGAACACGCCAATCGCCACCCCGTATGAAGACCTGCTCCGTCACGTACTCGCGACGGGCTCGGTGAAGACCGACCGCACCGGAACCGGCACCACGAGCGTCTTCGGCGCGCAGTTGCGGTTCGACCTCTCCCAGGGCTTCCCGCTCATCACCACCAAGCGCGTGCACTTCAAGTCGATCGCCTACGAGTTGCTCTGGTTCCTGCGCGGCGAGGGCAATGTGAACTGGCTGCAGGAGAACGGCGTCACCATCTGGGACGAATGGGCGGATGCCGCCGGCGACCTCGGTCCGGTCTACGGCGTGCAGTGGCGTTCCTGGCCCACGCCGTCGGGCGACCACGTCGACCAGATCAGCCAGGTCATCGACACCCTCCGCACCAACCCCGACTCGCGTCGCATGATCGTCTCCGCGTGGAACGTCGCCGAGATCCCCAACATGGCCCTGCCGCCGTGCCACGCCATGTTCCAGTTCTACGTCGCCGACGGCAAGCTGTCCTGCCAGCTCTACCAGCGCAGCGCCGACCTGTTCCTCGGCGTGCCCTTCAACATCGCCAGCTACGCCCTGCTCACCCACCTCGTCGCGGCGCAGGTCGGCCTCGAGGTCGGCGACTTCATCTGGACCGGCGGCGACTGCCACATCTACGACAACCACCGCGACCAGGTCGCCGAGCAGCTGACCCGCGAGCCCTACGCGCCGCCGACGCTGAACATCACCGCGAAGCGCGACAGCATCTTCGACTACGAGTACGGCGACCTCGAGGTCGTCGACTACCAGCACCACCCCGCCATCAAGGCGCCCGTCGCCGTATGA
- a CDS encoding dihydrofolate reductase encodes MSEAPRPGVGLNGVGLIWAQAHDGVIGHAGVMPWHLPEDLARFRAVTMKHPVVMGRRTWDSIPERFRPLPGRRNIVVTRDAEWGGRNASAEAASSLSDALETAGDGDVWVIGGGEIYRQALPLATRLHVTEIDLAVPGDTVAPEIGDDWGVDAAGDWLESKNGIRYRFVEYRR; translated from the coding sequence ATGAGCGAGGCACCGCGGCCGGGTGTCGGCCTGAACGGTGTCGGCCTGATTTGGGCGCAGGCGCACGACGGCGTTATCGGGCACGCGGGCGTTATGCCGTGGCATCTGCCCGAAGACCTCGCGCGGTTCCGCGCCGTGACGATGAAACACCCGGTCGTGATGGGGCGGCGCACGTGGGATTCCATCCCCGAGAGATTCCGTCCGCTGCCGGGACGCCGCAACATCGTCGTCACGCGTGATGCGGAGTGGGGCGGGCGCAATGCGTCGGCCGAAGCGGCATCCTCTCTGTCTGACGCTCTTGAAACGGCCGGCGACGGCGACGTCTGGGTCATCGGCGGCGGCGAGATCTACCGTCAGGCCCTGCCGCTCGCCACCCGGCTGCACGTCACCGAGATCGACCTGGCCGTGCCGGGCGACACGGTGGCGCCCGAGATCGGCGACGACTGGGGCGTGGATGCCGCGGGCGACTGGCTCGAGTCGAAGAACGGTATCCGCTACCGGTTCGTCGAGTACCGGCGGTAG
- a CDS encoding alpha/beta fold hydrolase — translation MAVKHSRHRRRTDVEVQRVYDGDVYVRVNSIGATGVRPFLLIPGIGVSSTYFERLAPNLLEFGPVYALDLPGFGGVPHPDDAMSIRAYADLVGKVIDELELDDPIVVGHSMGSQVVSDLAARRPDLTSLVLIGPVVNPAERHLLTQARRFLGAAWHEPATVKILAVSAYLFCGFKWFSRVLPKMMHYPIEEALPKIRAHTLVIRGEFDGVAPRAWVEKVGELLPSSRLWEMPGAAHSVMYAHADEVARLCVEHARSTPTPGDNTLRIVDVAADAASDPDVTLGQVASAIGGRLVETVGVIKGDDDLIAEGKTKHAEAMDGSDKPAE, via the coding sequence ATGGCGGTCAAGCACTCCCGGCACCGGCGGCGCACCGACGTCGAGGTGCAGCGCGTCTACGACGGCGACGTCTACGTGCGCGTCAACTCGATCGGCGCCACGGGAGTTCGGCCGTTCCTGCTGATCCCGGGAATCGGCGTCTCGTCGACCTACTTCGAGCGGCTCGCCCCGAACCTGCTCGAGTTCGGCCCCGTGTACGCGCTCGACCTGCCCGGCTTCGGCGGCGTGCCCCACCCCGACGACGCCATGTCGATCCGCGCCTACGCCGACCTCGTCGGCAAGGTGATCGACGAGCTCGAACTCGACGACCCGATCGTGGTCGGCCACTCGATGGGCAGCCAGGTGGTGAGCGACCTCGCCGCCCGCCGCCCCGACCTCACGAGCCTCGTGCTCATCGGACCGGTCGTGAACCCCGCCGAACGCCACCTCCTCACGCAGGCGCGCCGCTTCCTCGGGGCGGCCTGGCACGAGCCGGCGACGGTCAAGATCCTCGCGGTGAGCGCCTACCTGTTCTGCGGGTTCAAGTGGTTCTCGCGCGTGCTGCCCAAGATGATGCACTATCCGATCGAAGAGGCGCTGCCGAAGATCCGGGCGCACACGCTCGTCATCCGCGGGGAGTTCGACGGCGTCGCCCCGCGCGCCTGGGTCGAGAAGGTCGGCGAGCTGCTGCCGTCGTCACGACTCTGGGAGATGCCCGGCGCCGCCCACTCGGTGATGTACGCCCATGCCGACGAGGTCGCCCGACTCTGCGTGGAACACGCCCGCTCGACGCCGACTCCCGGCGACAACACGCTCAGAATCGTGGATGTCGCGGCCGACGCCGCCTCGGACCCCGACGTCACGCTCGGCCAGGTCGCCAGCGCGATCGGGGGCCGTCTCGTCGAAACGGTCGGCGTCATCAAGGGCGACGACGACCTGATCGCCGAGGGCAAGACCAAGCACGCCGAGGCGATGGACGGGTCGGACAAGCCCGCCGAGTAG